In Neovison vison isolate M4711 chromosome 11, ASM_NN_V1, whole genome shotgun sequence, one genomic interval encodes:
- the LOC122890000 gene encoding CDKN2A-interacting protein isoform X2, giving the protein MAQEVSEYLSQNPRVAAWVEALRCDGETDKHWRHRREFLLRNAGDLAPTGGAAAANAEEAADAESGSRNRQLQQLISFSMAWANHVFLGCRYPQKVMDKILSMAEGIKVTDAPIHTTRDELVAKKG; this is encoded by the exons ATGGCGCAGGAGGTGTCGGAGTACCTGAGCCAGAACCCGCGGGTGGCCGCCTGGGTGGAGGCGCTGCGCTGCGACGGCGAGACTGACAAACACTGGCGCCACCGCCGCGAGTTTCTGCTCCGCAACGCCGGGGACCTGGCCCCGACGGGCGGCGCGGCGGCCGCCAACGCGGAGGAAGCCGCGGACGCCGAGAGCGGGAGCCGCAATCGGCAGCTGCAGCAGCTcatctccttctccatggccTGGGCGAACCACGTCTTCCTCGGGTGCCG gtacCCACAAAAAGTTATGGATAAAATACTTAGTATGGCTGAAGGCATCAAAGTGACAGATGCTCCAATCCATACAACAAGAGACGAACTGGTTGCCAAG AAGGGGTAG
- the LOC122890000 gene encoding CDKN2A-interacting protein isoform X1, whose amino-acid sequence MAQEVSEYLSQNPRVAAWVEALRCDGETDKHWRHRREFLLRNAGDLAPTGGAAAANAEEAADAESGSRNRQLQQLISFSMAWANHVFLGCRYPQKVMDKILSMAEGIKVTDAPIHTTRDELVAKVKKRGISSSNEGVEEPAKKRIIEGKNSSAVEQDHAKNSAKTERALAQPENSSACAGASAKSESGGNSRRSSGPSSQNSSTGDGERSLSSQSSSSISSQVTAAGSGKVSESEAPEKHSSASIVSSLLKSSVNSHVTPSADSRQQSGSPKKSALEGSSVSSSQSISEIEVPLLGSSGSSEGELPLLSSKPSSETASGGLTSKTSSEASVSASLSKNSSSSGTSLLVPKSSTSTSTSMLTSKSTSQVAASLLASKSSPQTSGSLVSKSTSLASVSQLALKSSSQTSTSQLPSKSTSQSSESSVKFSCCKLTNEDVKQKQPFFNRLYKTVAWKLVAVGGFSPNVNHGELLNAAVEALKATLDVFFVPLKELADLPQNKSSQESIVCELRCKSVYLGTGCGKSKENAKAVASREALKLFLKKKVVVKICKRKYRGSEIEDLVLLDEESRPVNLPPALKHPQELL is encoded by the exons ATGGCGCAGGAGGTGTCGGAGTACCTGAGCCAGAACCCGCGGGTGGCCGCCTGGGTGGAGGCGCTGCGCTGCGACGGCGAGACTGACAAACACTGGCGCCACCGCCGCGAGTTTCTGCTCCGCAACGCCGGGGACCTGGCCCCGACGGGCGGCGCGGCGGCCGCCAACGCGGAGGAAGCCGCGGACGCCGAGAGCGGGAGCCGCAATCGGCAGCTGCAGCAGCTcatctccttctccatggccTGGGCGAACCACGTCTTCCTCGGGTGCCG gtacCCACAAAAAGTTATGGATAAAATACTTAGTATGGCTGAAGGCATCAAAGTGACAGATGCTCCAATCCATACAACAAGAGACGAACTGGTTGCCAAGGTGAAGAAAAGAGGGATATCGAGTAGCAATG AAGGGGTAGAAGAGCCTGCGAAAAAACGAATCATCGAAGGAAAAAACAGTTCTGCAGTTGAGCAAGATCACGCAAAGAATTCTGCCAAAACAGAACGTGCGTTGGCTCAGCCGGAGAACAGCTCTGCGTGTGCAGGGGCTTCTGCGAAGTCGGAGAGTGGTGGGAACTCAAGGCGCAGCTCTGGCCCCTCGAGTCAGAATAGCTCTACAGGTGATGGAGAGCGGTCTCTTTCTAgccaaagcagcagcagcatttccTCTCAGGTAACAGCGGCAGGGTCTGGAAAAGTTTCTGAATCAGAAGCTCCAGAGAAACACAGTTCAGCATCCATTGTTTCTTCGTTGTTGAAATCCAGTGTGAATAGTCATGTGACCCCGTCTGCTGATTCCAGACAACAAAGCGGATCACCTAAAAAGAGTGCTTTGGAAGGCTCTTCGGTCTCCTCTTCTCAAAGCATCTCAGAGATTGAGGTGCCTCTGTTGGGCTCCTCCGGAAGCTCAGAAGGAGAGTTGCCACTGTTGTCTTCTAAACCTAGTTCAGAGACAGCTTCAGGTGGGTTAACTTCCAAAACTAGTTCAGAGGCAAGTGTTTCAgcatctctttctaaaaatagttCCTCATCAGGCACGTCCTTACTAGTTCCCAAGAGCAGCACATCGACAAGTACCTCGATGCTGACTTCCAAAAGCACTTCGCAGGTAGCTGCCTCACTGTTAGCGTCCAAGAGCAGCCCCCAGACCAGCGGATCTCTAGTTTCCAAAAGCACTTCCTTAGCCAGCGTGTCCCAGCTGGCTTTGAAGAGTAGTTCTCAGACTAGCACCTCACAGTTGCCTTCTAAAAGTACGTCACAGTCAAGTGAGAGCTCTGTTAAATTCTCCTGTTGCAAATTAACCAATGAAGATGTGAAGCAGAAACAACCTTTTTTCAACAGACTGTATAAGACAGTGGCCTGGAAGTTGGTAGCTGTTGGTGGCTTTAGTCCCAATGTGAATCATGGAGAGCTCCTAAACGCAGCTGTTGAAGCTCTAAAGGCAACACTGGATGTGTTTTTTGTTCCACTAAAAGAACTAGCAGATCTGCCTCAAAATAAAAGCTCTCAAGAAAGTATTGTTTGTGAATTGCGATGCAAGTCTGTGTATTTGGGCACTGGCtgtggaaaaagcaaagaaaatgcaaaagctGTTGCATCAAGAGAAGCACTAAAGTTATTTCTCAAGAAGAAGGTAGTGGTAAAGATATGTAAAAGGAAATACAGAGGCAGTGAGATAGAAGATCTGGTACTCCTTGATGAAGAATCAAGGCCTGTAAACTTACCGCCAGCATTAAAACATCCCCAAGAGTTATTATAA